A stretch of Comamonadaceae bacterium M7527 DNA encodes these proteins:
- the cysM gene encoding cysteine synthase CysM, with protein MSTVPPSSANVYPTIEAAIGKTPLVALQRIGREVCEARGNVILGKLEGNNPAGSVKDRPALSMIQRAQERGDIKPGDTLIEATSGNTGIALAMAAAIKGYRMVLIMPEDLSIERAQTMKAFGAELILTPKSGGMEYARDLAEQMRNKGEGVVLDQFANSDNPRIHFETTGPEIWQDTSGRVTHFVSAMGTTGTITGVSRFLKKQNKEVRIVGAQPEEGSRIPGIRKWPIEYLPKIYDPANVDELRLVSQQSAEDMCRRLAREEGIFAGISAAGAAQVALQLASEVDNATIVFIVCDRGDRYLSTGVFPA; from the coding sequence ATGTCTACCGTACCTCCCTCCAGCGCCAACGTTTACCCCACCATTGAAGCTGCTATTGGCAAAACGCCGCTGGTGGCTTTGCAGCGCATTGGCCGTGAGGTGTGCGAGGCGCGTGGCAACGTTATTTTGGGCAAGCTGGAGGGCAACAACCCGGCTGGTTCTGTGAAAGACCGCCCGGCCTTGTCCATGATTCAGCGTGCGCAAGAGCGCGGAGACATCAAGCCCGGCGATACGCTGATAGAGGCCACCTCTGGCAACACCGGCATCGCCTTGGCCATGGCCGCTGCCATCAAAGGCTATCGCATGGTGTTGATCATGCCGGAAGACTTGTCTATTGAGCGCGCACAAACCATGAAGGCGTTTGGTGCTGAGCTGATACTCACGCCTAAAAGTGGCGGCATGGAATACGCAAGAGACTTGGCCGAGCAAATGCGCAACAAGGGCGAGGGCGTGGTGTTAGACCAGTTCGCCAACAGCGACAACCCACGCATTCACTTTGAAACCACTGGCCCGGAAATTTGGCAGGACACGTCTGGGCGTGTGACGCACTTTGTGAGTGCCATGGGCACCACTGGAACCATTACTGGCGTGTCACGGTTTCTAAAAAAACAAAACAAAGAGGTGCGCATTGTGGGTGCGCAACCCGAAGAGGGCTCTCGCATACCTGGTATACGCAAGTGGCCTATCGAGTATTTGCCCAAGATCTATGACCCGGCCAATGTGGATGAGCTGCGTTTGGTAAGCCAACAAAGCGCTGAAGACATGTGCCGCAGATTGGCGCGTGAAGAGGGTATTTTTGCTGGTATTTCGGCTGCTGGTGCGGCGCAAGTGGCCTTGCAGTTGGCCAGTGAAGTTGACAACGCCACCATCGTGTTTATTGTGTGTGACAGGGGCGACCGCTACTTGTCCACAGGCGTGTTTCCCGCTTGA
- a CDS encoding bifunctional riboflavin kinase/FAD synthetase: protein MRIHHGLPTNHSRSLLAGSCALTIGNFDGVHRGHQAMLALLTNEARLRGIPSCVMVFEPHPRDYFAQAMNKPEMAPARIAKLRDKLAALQDCGIDQCVVLPFDQRLASQTPHAFINDTLVAGLGAKYVLVGDDFKFGAKRAGDYQLLDAQGQRLGFDVARMMSYEVHGLRVSSSAVRDALSAGDMDKATALLGRPYRVSGHVVHGRKLGRELGFRTLNVRFAHWKPAASGIFVVQVHGLDNQPIAGVANLGIRPSLDPTDVNGGRVLLETHCLDWPSSMAQTLPGGEAYGKIISVDLLHKLHDERKYEGLDALIAGIHQDCDDARAYLASNAASGHTSVHTETQRQTTRDRI, encoded by the coding sequence ATGCGCATTCACCACGGACTACCCACCAACCACAGCCGCAGTTTGCTGGCGGGTAGCTGCGCGCTGACAATTGGCAACTTTGATGGCGTACACCGGGGCCACCAAGCCATGTTGGCGCTGCTCACCAACGAGGCGCGCTTGCGCGGCATACCCAGCTGCGTCATGGTGTTTGAGCCGCACCCGCGCGACTACTTTGCGCAAGCCATGAACAAGCCGGAAATGGCTCCGGCGCGTATTGCTAAGCTGCGCGACAAATTGGCCGCGCTACAAGACTGCGGCATAGACCAATGTGTGGTGCTGCCCTTTGACCAGCGATTGGCCAGCCAAACACCCCATGCGTTTATCAACGACACCCTGGTTGCCGGCTTGGGTGCCAAATACGTACTGGTAGGCGACGACTTTAAATTTGGCGCCAAACGCGCTGGCGACTACCAGCTGCTGGACGCGCAGGGTCAGCGCCTGGGCTTTGACGTGGCCCGCATGATGAGCTACGAAGTACACGGTCTGCGGGTAAGCAGTTCTGCTGTGCGCGACGCCTTGAGCGCGGGCGACATGGACAAAGCCACAGCCTTGCTGGGGCGTCCCTACCGGGTATCAGGCCACGTGGTACACGGGCGCAAGCTGGGGCGCGAGCTCGGCTTTAGAACGCTGAATGTGCGCTTTGCACACTGGAAACCAGCTGCCAGCGGTATTTTTGTGGTGCAGGTGCATGGCCTGGACAACCAACCCATAGCGGGCGTCGCCAATCTGGGCATCAGACCCTCACTAGACCCAACCGATGTCAACGGCGGGCGGGTGCTGCTGGAAACCCATTGCCTGGACTGGCCAAGCAGCATGGCGCAGACCCTGCCCGGTGGTGAGGCCTACGGTAAAATCATCTCAGTGGATTTACTACACAAACTACACGACGAGCGGAAATACGAGGGTCTGGACGCCTTGATTGCAGGCATTCACCAAGACTGCGACGACGCGCGCGCCTATTTGGCCAGCAACGCCGCGTCTGGCCACACCTCGGTGCACACCGAAACCCAGCGCCAAACCACACGCGACCGAATTTGA
- the ileS gene encoding isoleucine--tRNA ligase → MSSDNSGTKTDYSKTLNLPDTPFPMRGDLPKREPQWVADWEAKGTYQRLRDARVGRPKFVLHDGPPYANGQIHIGHAANKVLKDMIVKARQLAGFDAQYIPGWDCHGLPIENAIEKLHGRNLARDDMQAKSRAFATEQIGQQMVDFKRLGLLGQWDKPYRTMDFANEANEIRAFKRVMERGFVYRGLKPVHWCFDCASSLAEFEIEYADKKSQTLDVAFEAAQPAQLSAAFGLAALPKPSLKSFVVIWTTTAWTIPANQALNVNPELVYALVETTKGYLLLAQDLVASCLERYQLEGTVVATCKGQALDHLTFKHPLFDVHAGYQRLSPIYLADYATASDGTGIVHSSPAYGVDDFNSCVANGLAFDDILNPVQGNGCYEETLPLFGGMHIWKAAPRIIEVLGEAVRLMATQNISHSYPHCWRHKTPVIYRAAAQWFVRMDEGDGVFTKDKAPQTLRQLALAAIEQTEFHPENGKTRLRDMIANRPDWCISRQRSWGVPLPFLMDINSGELHPRTPDIIDLAAAVVEQGGIEAWSKLSAADIVAAINEPAATAAHYTKSTDILEVWFDSGTTHTTVLKGSHAGAAHESGPEADLYLEGHDQHRGWFHSSLLTACAMYGRAPYKSLLTHGFTVDGQGRKMSKSVGNVVAPQTISSKMGAEIIRLWVASTDYSGDLGIDDKILARVVDGYRRIRNTLRFLMANTSDFNIAIDAVAIEDMLEIDRFAMGLAANMQADILAHFDRYEFHPVVAKLQIYCSEDLGGFYLDVLKDRLYTSAPKSLARRSAQTALWHINQAMLRWMAPFLSFTAEEAWAILAPEQGSIFVQTYAELPAADEALQAKWARIREIREVANKAIEERRAAGDIGSSLQAELLVGAPQADLALLQSLGDDLRFVFITSRVTLEAADRLRVAVQASGDAKCERCWHYVADVGTHAQHATLCGRCVANIS, encoded by the coding sequence ATGTCCAGCGACAACTCCGGCACCAAGACCGATTACAGCAAAACCCTCAACCTGCCGGACACACCGTTCCCCATGCGCGGTGACTTGCCAAAGCGCGAGCCACAGTGGGTGGCTGACTGGGAAGCCAAGGGCACCTACCAGCGCTTGCGCGACGCACGCGTTGGCAGGCCAAAGTTTGTGCTGCACGACGGCCCGCCCTACGCCAACGGCCAAATCCACATTGGCCACGCCGCCAACAAAGTGCTCAAAGACATGATCGTGAAAGCAAGGCAGCTGGCCGGCTTTGACGCGCAATACATTCCTGGCTGGGACTGCCACGGCTTGCCCATTGAAAACGCCATTGAAAAACTGCACGGACGCAACTTGGCGCGCGACGACATGCAAGCCAAAAGCCGCGCCTTTGCCACCGAGCAAATTGGCCAGCAAATGGTCGACTTCAAACGCTTAGGACTGTTGGGCCAATGGGATAAGCCCTACCGCACCATGGACTTTGCCAACGAAGCCAATGAAATCCGCGCCTTCAAGCGCGTGATGGAACGCGGCTTTGTGTACCGTGGCTTAAAGCCTGTGCACTGGTGTTTTGACTGTGCCAGCTCACTGGCCGAGTTTGAAATTGAATATGCAGACAAGAAGAGCCAAACCCTGGACGTAGCCTTTGAAGCGGCACAGCCTGCCCAACTCAGCGCCGCGTTTGGCCTGGCCGCACTGCCCAAGCCATCGCTTAAAAGCTTTGTGGTGATTTGGACCACCACGGCTTGGACCATTCCCGCCAACCAAGCCCTCAACGTCAACCCCGAGTTGGTCTACGCCCTGGTTGAAACCACCAAGGGCTATTTGCTGTTGGCCCAGGACCTGGTCGCCAGCTGTTTAGAGCGCTACCAGCTAGAAGGCACAGTGGTCGCCACCTGCAAGGGACAAGCGCTTGATCACTTGACGTTTAAACACCCTTTGTTTGACGTACACGCTGGCTACCAGCGGTTGTCACCCATTTACTTGGCCGACTACGCCACAGCCTCAGACGGCACCGGCATTGTGCACTCATCGCCAGCCTATGGTGTGGATGACTTCAACTCATGCGTGGCCAACGGCCTAGCCTTTGACGACATCTTGAACCCCGTGCAAGGCAATGGCTGCTATGAAGAAACCCTGCCCTTGTTTGGCGGCATGCACATTTGGAAGGCTGCACCACGCATCATAGAAGTGTTGGGCGAAGCTGTCCGCCTAATGGCCACCCAGAACATAAGCCACAGCTACCCGCACTGCTGGCGCCACAAAACGCCAGTGATCTACCGCGCTGCGGCGCAGTGGTTTGTACGCATGGACGAAGGCGACGGCGTATTCACCAAAGACAAAGCGCCACAAACCCTGCGCCAGCTGGCTTTGGCCGCTATCGAGCAAACCGAGTTTCACCCGGAAAACGGCAAAACGCGTCTGCGCGACATGATTGCCAACCGCCCGGACTGGTGTATCAGCCGCCAGCGTAGCTGGGGTGTGCCGTTGCCGTTCTTGATGGACATCAACTCGGGCGAGCTACACCCGCGCACGCCAGACATCATCGACTTGGCAGCCGCTGTCGTAGAGCAAGGCGGCATTGAGGCCTGGAGCAAACTCAGCGCCGCAGACATTGTGGCGGCCATCAACGAGCCCGCAGCCACAGCCGCCCACTACACCAAGAGCACAGACATTTTGGAAGTATGGTTTGACTCTGGCACCACGCACACCACCGTGCTTAAAGGATCGCACGCAGGCGCGGCCCACGAGTCTGGCCCTGAGGCCGACCTGTACCTGGAAGGCCACGACCAACACCGCGGTTGGTTCCACTCATCGCTGTTGACAGCCTGTGCCATGTATGGCCGAGCGCCCTACAAGAGCCTACTGACCCACGGCTTTACGGTTGACGGCCAGGGCCGCAAGATGAGTAAAAGCGTGGGCAACGTGGTGGCACCGCAAACCATCAGCTCCAAAATGGGCGCTGAGATTATCCGATTGTGGGTGGCTTCGACCGACTACTCTGGCGACTTGGGCATTGATGACAAAATCCTGGCTCGCGTGGTAGACGGCTACCGCCGCATTCGCAACACGCTGCGCTTTTTAATGGCCAATACCAGCGACTTCAACATCGCTATAGACGCCGTGGCCATTGAGGACATGCTGGAAATTGACCGCTTTGCCATGGGCCTGGCGGCCAACATGCAGGCAGACATATTGGCGCACTTTGATCGCTACGAGTTTCACCCTGTGGTAGCCAAACTGCAAATCTATTGCTCTGAAGACTTGGGCGGCTTTTACCTGGACGTGCTCAAGGACCGCTTGTACACCAGCGCACCCAAGTCATTGGCAAGGCGCAGTGCGCAAACCGCACTATGGCACATCAACCAGGCCATGCTGCGCTGGATGGCACCGTTCTTGAGCTTTACAGCTGAAGAAGCCTGGGCCATTTTGGCGCCAGAGCAAGGCTCAATTTTTGTGCAAACCTACGCTGAGCTACCCGCAGCAGATGAAGCCTTGCAAGCCAAGTGGGCACGCATTCGCGAGATACGCGAAGTGGCCAACAAGGCCATTGAAGAGCGCCGCGCCGCAGGCGACATAGGCTCATCATTGCAAGCCGAGTTGCTCGTAGGTGCGCCACAGGCTGATTTGGCTTTGTTGCAAAGCTTGGGCGACGACTTGCGCTTTGTCTTCATCACCTCCAGGGTCACGCTCGAAGCAGCTGATCGCTTGCGCGTAGCCGTGCAAGCCAGCGGTGACGCCAAGTGTGAGCGCTGCTGGCACTATGTGGCCGATGTAGGCACGCACGCCCAACATGCCACACTATGTGGACGTTGCGTGGCCAATATCTCTTAA
- the lspA gene encoding signal peptidase II — translation MFERKKSTPFGVWLAFAAVVVLIDQLTKALIISNFATGGGVVVTDFFNIVRVHNYGAAFSFLATEGGWQRWLFTGIAVATVVWIVWMLKSQGTQTLFSFALSCIMGGAIGNVLDRIMHGYVVDFLDFHWRWLTPVFYQGHFPAFNVADAAITIGAVSLIADEIIRVSRTKRSAQ, via the coding sequence ATGTTTGAACGTAAAAAAAGCACACCCTTTGGCGTATGGCTGGCTTTCGCGGCTGTTGTGGTCCTGATTGACCAGCTCACCAAAGCGTTGATCATCTCCAACTTTGCCACTGGCGGCGGGGTGGTGGTCACAGACTTTTTCAACATCGTGCGCGTACACAACTACGGCGCAGCCTTTTCATTTCTGGCCACCGAAGGCGGCTGGCAGCGCTGGTTGTTTACCGGCATTGCAGTAGCGACTGTGGTGTGGATTGTGTGGATGCTCAAAAGCCAGGGCACACAAACCCTGTTCTCCTTTGCACTGAGCTGCATCATGGGCGGCGCAATAGGCAACGTCCTGGATCGCATCATGCACGGCTATGTGGTGGACTTTTTAGACTTCCATTGGCGGTGGCTCACACCCGTGTTTTACCAAGGCCACTTCCCCGCTTTCAATGTGGCGGACGCAGCCATCACCATTGGCGCCGTGTCGCTGATTGCCGACGAAATCATTCGTGTTAGCCGCACCAAACGCAGCGCACAATAA
- a CDS encoding aminotransferase class V-fold PLP-dependent enzyme, which translates to MPALLPNVDPDGLLEFSVVYTDRSLNHMSKRFGDVMRDIGSMLKTAYHAHSVVLVPGSGSFGMESVARQFAHKQHVMVIRNGYFSYRWTQIFDMGGFTQSHTVLKARPASTEAQAAWSPAPIADVVAAIAAEKPAVVFAPHVETAAGMMLPDDYLKAVADAVHAVGGLFVLDCIASGAMWVDMQATGVDVLISAPQKGWSSTPCCAMVMLSERARSAIDSTTSTTFAMDLKRWLGIMETYEGGGHAYHTTMPTDALTKLRDTMAETQAYGFDRVREEQMTLGAKVRALLEQHGFTSVAAAGFQAPGVVVSFTTDPGLQSSKKFLEVGLQTAAGVPLQCDEGPDFMTFRIGLFGLDKWHDSDRAVAALAKALSTVAPAAQAA; encoded by the coding sequence ATGCCTGCACTGTTACCCAACGTTGACCCAGACGGCTTGCTCGAGTTTTCAGTGGTCTACACAGACCGCTCGCTCAACCACATGTCCAAGCGCTTTGGCGACGTCATGCGCGACATTGGCAGCATGCTGAAGACCGCATACCACGCACACAGCGTGGTGCTGGTGCCAGGTAGTGGCAGCTTTGGTATGGAGTCTGTGGCTCGGCAGTTTGCCCACAAGCAGCACGTGATGGTGATTCGCAACGGCTACTTCAGTTACCGCTGGACACAAATTTTTGATATGGGCGGCTTCACCCAAAGCCACACCGTCTTGAAAGCCAGACCCGCCAGCACTGAGGCGCAAGCTGCATGGTCACCCGCCCCCATTGCGGACGTGGTGGCGGCAATTGCCGCCGAAAAGCCCGCCGTGGTGTTTGCACCGCACGTGGAAACCGCAGCTGGCATGATGCTGCCCGACGACTACTTGAAAGCCGTAGCTGACGCGGTGCACGCAGTCGGCGGCTTGTTTGTACTGGATTGCATTGCCTCAGGCGCCATGTGGGTCGATATGCAAGCCACAGGCGTAGACGTGCTGATCAGCGCGCCCCAAAAAGGCTGGAGCAGCACACCCTGCTGCGCCATGGTTATGCTCAGCGAGCGCGCCAGAAGCGCCATTGACTCGACCACCAGCACCACCTTTGCCATGGACCTGAAGCGCTGGTTGGGCATTATGGAAACCTACGAAGGCGGCGGTCACGCTTACCACACCACCATGCCTACAGACGCACTCACCAAGCTGCGCGACACCATGGCCGAGACGCAAGCCTATGGCTTTGACCGTGTGCGCGAGGAACAAATGACCTTGGGTGCCAAAGTCCGCGCCTTGCTGGAGCAACACGGCTTTACCTCAGTCGCCGCTGCCGGTTTTCAAGCACCGGGCGTAGTGGTCAGCTTTACCACCGACCCAGGCTTGCAATCGTCCAAGAAGTTTTTAGAAGTGGGCCTGCAAACCGCCGCGGGCGTGCCCTTGCAGTGTGACGAAGGTCCAGACTTCATGACCTTTCGCATAGGCTTGTTTGGCCTGGACAAATGGCACGACAGCGACCGCGCCGTAGCCGCCCTCGCCAAAGCCTTGTCTACAGTCGCCCCCGCCGCTCAGGCTGCTTAA
- a CDS encoding quinone oxidoreductase encodes MSNAIQFNQTGGPEQLKWVEVQVGEPGAGEVRIRHHAVGLNFIDVYFRAGLYPLNLPAGLGMEGAGVVEAVGAGVTHLKAGDRVAYASQPPGAYAEVRVMPAMNVCVLPDAISFETGAAMMLKGLTAQYLLKKTLPVQGLQAGDHVLFHAAAGGVGLIACQWAKHLGLQLIGTAGSDEKCELAKAHGAAHTINYQTEDFVARVKDITGGKGVKVVYDSVGKDTFAGSIDCLRPFGLMASFGNASGPVDPVAPGMLGPKGSLYLTRQTLFSHISSREATQAMADDLFEVVGSGAVNIRIDQRYALKDVAQAHADLEARKTTGCTILTV; translated from the coding sequence ATGAGCAACGCCATTCAATTCAACCAAACCGGCGGCCCAGAGCAACTCAAGTGGGTTGAAGTACAGGTGGGTGAGCCCGGCGCCGGTGAGGTGCGCATTCGCCACCATGCGGTTGGCCTGAACTTTATTGACGTGTACTTTCGCGCAGGTCTATACCCTCTTAACTTGCCAGCAGGCTTGGGCATGGAAGGTGCGGGCGTGGTGGAGGCGGTTGGCGCCGGTGTCACGCACCTGAAGGCCGGCGACCGCGTGGCATACGCCTCCCAGCCGCCAGGCGCTTACGCTGAAGTGCGCGTCATGCCCGCCATGAATGTGTGCGTGCTGCCTGATGCCATCAGTTTTGAGACGGGCGCGGCCATGATGCTTAAAGGCTTGACAGCCCAGTACCTGCTGAAAAAAACCTTGCCCGTACAAGGCTTGCAAGCGGGTGATCATGTGTTGTTTCATGCTGCCGCAGGTGGCGTAGGCCTGATTGCCTGCCAATGGGCCAAGCACCTGGGCTTGCAGCTCATTGGTACCGCTGGCTCTGATGAGAAGTGCGAGCTGGCCAAAGCCCACGGTGCAGCGCACACCATCAACTACCAAACCGAAGATTTTGTTGCTCGCGTGAAAGACATCACTGGTGGCAAAGGCGTGAAAGTGGTTTACGACTCTGTTGGCAAAGACACCTTCGCGGGCTCTATAGACTGCTTGCGCCCCTTTGGTCTGATGGCCAGTTTTGGCAACGCTTCTGGTCCGGTAGACCCTGTTGCGCCAGGCATGTTGGGCCCTAAAGGCTCTTTGTACTTAACCCGCCAAACGTTGTTCAGCCACATCAGCAGCCGCGAAGCCACGCAGGCCATGGCTGATGATTTGTTTGAAGTGGTAGGCAGCGGCGCCGTCAACATTCGCATTGACCAACGCTATGCGCTCAAAGACGTGGCGCAGGCACATGCCGACCTGGAGGCGCGCAAGACCACTGGCTGTACCATTTTGACGGTGTAA
- a CDS encoding DMT family transporter, producing MTTHQSPTFVAQTLTLKAAVFLSIPPLLWAGNAIVGRLVADVVPPMTLNLLRWTLASVLLAPFALGIWKQRHTLLAAWPRLALLGLTGMGCYNSFQYLALKTSTPMNVTLVAASMPVWVLLIGSVFFGQRISTRAWVGAALSLAGVLLVLLRGDLSQIGSVQLVAGDGWMILATWAWATYSWLLSSPSPAQAQLKSDWITYLMAQMLFGVVWSGVFTSAEWAWPALQGSAPPTLVWGLPLMAALAYVAVGPALIAYRCWGAGIAIAGASVAGFFANLTPLFAAVLSTLILGEAPHGYHVVAFALIVGGIVVSSRKPRAMP from the coding sequence ATGACCACCCACCAGTCGCCCACATTCGTCGCTCAAACCCTCACGCTCAAGGCCGCTGTATTCCTGAGTATTCCGCCGTTGCTATGGGCTGGCAACGCCATTGTGGGCCGCCTGGTGGCAGATGTGGTGCCGCCCATGACACTCAATTTGTTGCGCTGGACACTGGCCAGTGTGCTGCTGGCACCTTTTGCGCTTGGCATCTGGAAGCAGCGCCACACCTTGCTGGCCGCCTGGCCCAGGCTGGCGTTATTGGGTTTGACGGGCATGGGTTGCTACAACTCGTTTCAATACCTGGCGCTCAAAACCTCTACACCCATGAACGTGACGCTGGTGGCGGCCAGCATGCCCGTCTGGGTCCTGCTGATTGGCAGCGTGTTTTTTGGGCAACGTATCAGCACCAGGGCCTGGGTCGGTGCAGCCCTGTCGCTGGCCGGCGTGTTGCTGGTGCTGCTGCGCGGTGACTTGTCGCAAATTGGCAGCGTGCAATTGGTGGCAGGCGATGGCTGGATGATTCTGGCCACTTGGGCCTGGGCCACTTACAGCTGGCTGCTGTCCAGCCCCTCGCCGGCCCAAGCGCAGCTCAAGTCGGACTGGATCACCTACCTCATGGCCCAAATGCTGTTTGGCGTGGTGTGGTCAGGCGTTTTTACCAGCGCAGAGTGGGCGTGGCCTGCCTTGCAGGGCAGCGCCCCACCCACGCTGGTTTGGGGCTTGCCTTTGATGGCGGCCTTGGCCTACGTGGCGGTGGGCCCTGCCCTCATTGCCTACCGCTGTTGGGGCGCAGGCATTGCCATTGCAGGCGCCTCAGTGGCTGGCTTTTTTGCCAACCTCACCCCATTGTTTGCGGCTGTACTGTCCACCCTGATACTGGGCGAGGCGCCGCACGGCTACCACGTCGTCGCTTTTGCGCTGATTGTGGGCGGCATTGTGGTGTCCAGCCGCAAGCCGCGCGCCATGCCTTGA
- a CDS encoding SDR family oxidoreductase, whose translation MDLGLKGKWALVCGASKGLGFGCAANLVQAGCNVVVAARTELPLYDAVAKLKAIGDGAQVIGVASDVTTPEGRASIWQAVGGPGMNFDVLVTNAGGPPPGDFRDWEREHWLAAIDANMLTPIELIKATVDGMAQRGFGRIVNITSGAVKAPIDILGLSNGARSGLTGFVAGVARSGIAAQGVTINNLLPGAFETDRLKQTMAGAAKKADKPVQAIMDQRRQTIPAKRFGTADEFGAICAFLCSQHAGFINGQNILADGGAYAGAF comes from the coding sequence ATGGACTTGGGTTTAAAGGGCAAGTGGGCCCTGGTATGTGGTGCCAGTAAAGGCTTGGGTTTTGGTTGTGCGGCCAATTTGGTACAAGCGGGCTGCAATGTGGTGGTGGCTGCACGTACCGAGCTGCCCTTGTATGACGCTGTGGCCAAGCTCAAGGCCATTGGCGATGGTGCGCAGGTCATTGGCGTGGCCAGTGATGTCACCACGCCAGAGGGGCGCGCTTCTATTTGGCAAGCAGTGGGCGGGCCAGGCATGAACTTTGACGTGTTGGTAACCAATGCGGGCGGCCCCCCACCCGGTGACTTCAGAGATTGGGAGCGCGAGCACTGGTTGGCCGCTATTGATGCCAACATGCTCACCCCCATTGAGCTGATCAAGGCCACGGTAGACGGTATGGCCCAGCGCGGCTTTGGACGCATAGTCAACATCACCAGTGGCGCAGTGAAGGCACCGATTGATATTTTGGGACTATCTAACGGCGCCCGTTCAGGCCTGACCGGTTTTGTTGCGGGTGTGGCGCGCAGTGGCATTGCCGCTCAAGGCGTGACCATTAACAACTTGCTGCCTGGCGCGTTTGAGACAGACCGTCTGAAGCAAACCATGGCGGGTGCGGCCAAAAAAGCCGACAAGCCAGTGCAGGCCATCATGGACCAACGCCGTCAAACCATTCCGGCCAAGCGCTTTGGCACGGCAGATGAGTTTGGTGCCATTTGCGCATTTTTGTGCAGCCAACACGCGGGCTTTATCAACGGCCAAAACATACTCGCTGATGGCGGTGCTTACGCGGGCGCGTTTTAA
- a CDS encoding DMT family transporter, with translation MLMAAVGAIAFSGKAIIVKLAYRYGVDAVTLLMYRMLFALPLFVAMAWWAGRGKPALGKRQWLAVLGLGFSGYYMASFLDFWGLQYITASLERLVLYLNPTLVLLLAWLVYGQRITLQQALAMGVSYAGVLLVFAHEVSFEGSATAIGTLLVFGSAVSYAVYLMFSGEFVKQLGSLRLVGLATTVACLLCIAQFVVLRPLSAAMVAPEVIQLSVFNAVFCTAVPVVLVMMGIERIGAGLASQFGMIGPMSTLIMGSVLLGEPLNAWIVAGTILVLLGVFWASRLKRLA, from the coding sequence ATGCTCATGGCCGCTGTCGGTGCTATTGCCTTCAGCGGCAAAGCCATTATTGTGAAGTTGGCATACCGCTATGGCGTTGATGCGGTGACCTTGTTGATGTACCGCATGCTGTTTGCCTTGCCGCTGTTTGTCGCTATGGCGTGGTGGGCTGGGCGCGGCAAGCCAGCGTTGGGCAAGCGACAGTGGTTGGCTGTGCTGGGGCTTGGTTTTTCCGGCTATTACATGGCCAGTTTTTTGGATTTTTGGGGCTTGCAGTACATCACGGCCAGCCTTGAGCGCTTGGTGTTATACCTCAACCCTACGCTGGTGTTGCTGTTGGCCTGGCTGGTGTACGGCCAGCGCATCACACTGCAGCAGGCGTTGGCCATGGGCGTGAGCTATGCGGGCGTGTTGCTGGTGTTTGCGCACGAGGTGAGTTTTGAGGGTTCGGCAACAGCCATTGGCACTTTGCTGGTGTTCGGCAGTGCCGTGAGCTACGCCGTGTACCTGATGTTCAGCGGTGAGTTTGTCAAGCAGCTGGGCAGCTTGCGCTTGGTGGGCCTGGCTACCACTGTGGCCTGTTTGTTGTGCATTGCACAGTTTGTGGTGTTGCGCCCCTTGAGTGCAGCGATGGTGGCGCCTGAGGTCATACAACTATCGGTATTCAACGCAGTGTTTTGTACGGCGGTGCCCGTTGTGCTGGTGATGATGGGTATTGAGCGCATTGGCGCAGGCCTGGCGTCGCAGTTTGGCATGATTGGGCCTATGTCCACCCTCATCATGGGCAGTGTCCTATTGGGTGAGCCGTTGAATGCCTGGATAGTGGCGGGCACCATATTGGTATTGTTGGGCGTTTTTTGGGCCAGTCGCCTGAAGCGCCTCGCGTAG